In the Sedimentisphaera cyanobacteriorum genome, TTGACTAAACTAAAGGACAGCCCCGAATCCAAAGCAAAGGAGTATTTGCTCGAAAAGATTGGACGGGAAAAATACGAAATGTGGTTTTCACAGCTCGATTTGTCCTTTAAGAAAGACAAGCTTCAGGTATTGGTCCCTAATTCCTTTATGGAAGGTATGTTGAGGAGGAACTATCTTGCTATCTTAGAGGAAGCTGGCAGCAGCGTATCGGGCAGTGAAGTTGGTATTTCTTTTGTGGTGAGCAGAGAGCCCAGTCAGCAGGGCTCAGAAAGGCGTTTGAAGCCTGCAAATGCAAAAAAACCGCTCAAATATCCCAAAGCACGGCCTGTTGTGGTGGAAGATTCTCCCGCTGGAACAGGCAGATACAATCTCGATGATTTCATTGTAGGCAGGAAAAATAAAATAGCCCACAGGGCTGCAAGGGCGTGCGCGGGTTCCGGCAGCGATCTGTACAATCCGCTGTTTTTCTTCGGGAGCTACGGTCTGGGAAAAACCCACCTGCTGAAGGCTATAGTGAACGAGACAACGCGAAACAATCCGTCCCTGAAGTGCAAGTATATATCAGCAGAGGATTTTACAAACCAGTTCGTAAACAGCACCCTCCGTAAAGATATGAACAGCTTTCGCAAGCGGTTCAGAGGAGTGGATGTTTTGGCGATTGATGATGTGCATTTCCTTGCGAGCAAGAAAGGTACGCAGGAAGAATTTCTCAATACGTTCAACTCCATAGACCATGCAGACAAGAAGATAATTCTCGCCTCCGATTCTCATCCGACGATGATTGAGCAGTTTACTGAGAGCCTTGTGAGCAGGTTTGTCTCGGGCATGGTAGTAAAAATGGAGATGCCTGAATTTGAAACGAGGAAGAAGATCGTAGAAACGAAGGCGGCCAAAATGGGGCTCAAAATATCGCAGGAAGTGATTGAATACGTAGCCCATAACGTTACAGTGAGCGTTCGCGAGCTTGAGGGGGCGGTGAAAAAGCTCTCTGCCCAGCAGCTGCTTCTGGAGAAGAAGATAACCCTCGGCTCAGCTCAGTATCTGATTTCAGATATGGTAAGCAGGGCGAGATCCGGGCCGGATGCAGAAGGCATAATCGAAACTACAGCCTCGTTTTTCAACGTATCTTCAAGCCAGCTCCGCTCGAAGGCAAAGGCCAAAACTGTGAGCCTTGCCCGTTCAGTTGCAATGTATCTTCTCCGCGAACACTCCGATATGTCCTATCCCGAAATAGGCGGGTGTTTCGGCGGCAAGAATCACAGCACTGTAATACAGGCCTGCAGGAAGGTTCAGTCCCTGATTGAATCCAATGCAACTGTTGACTGGAAGCACAGAGGATTAAAGAGAAGCGAGAAGATCGGCTCTGTGTTGAAGCAGGTGTCAGATTCGTTAAATCTTCAGAGTTAATCAGCATTGGACGATATGAGCAATACGAAAAGTTTTGAAGTAGAGGGCGGGTATTCACTCGAAGACCTGCTCGAGATGTTCGAGGGCAGCAGGGTTGATCTGTCCAGATTCGCAGACTACCCCAAATTTGCCCTCGAATATTTCCACGATAAAAGCGAAATTGCAGACCCGAACCTGCATATGACCCTCCAGCTTGATATTACATCTGTTCGCGAGAAATATGACCGGGATTTTGCAGGCATAAATTCAACTTTTACCTCATTCCTCGTTCATAAGCTGCTTCTTGCCGCATCCGGAATCGAGTTTCTCAGATACAGGTTCATCGAAGGCAGCTGGTACTGCTTTGATAATCTACCGCTCTTCTTTCCAGTGGCTGTGGGAGGGGATAAACGCTTTATGGAGATAATAATAGACAGCCCCGCAAGGCTGAGCTTTCCAGATTTCGCAGAGCAGTATTGCAGGGGGCTGGAGAGAATACGCAAAAGCCCCTCAGACTACCGCCCCGTGCCAAATGAGATTTGGAAAAACATTTGGTTCATCGGCAATCTCAGCTATATGAGGTTTACCTCCTTCGGCGTTCATCTCAATAAGCGCGATACAGGAAGGCCTATATTCTATTTCGGCCAAAGATACCAGCAGGACGGCAGGCTTTACGTGCCTCTCTATTCCAGGTTAGACCACGCCACCGGCGACCCTTTTATCCTCAATGAGGTGATTGAGAGCTTTTTGAGCTTGTAGGGCAGGGGCGGGTCAGTTTTGGTCTGAATTTTCAGCGCAA is a window encoding:
- the dnaA gene encoding chromosomal replication initiator protein DnaA; protein product: MTKLKDSPESKAKEYLLEKIGREKYEMWFSQLDLSFKKDKLQVLVPNSFMEGMLRRNYLAILEEAGSSVSGSEVGISFVVSREPSQQGSERRLKPANAKKPLKYPKARPVVVEDSPAGTGRYNLDDFIVGRKNKIAHRAARACAGSGSDLYNPLFFFGSYGLGKTHLLKAIVNETTRNNPSLKCKYISAEDFTNQFVNSTLRKDMNSFRKRFRGVDVLAIDDVHFLASKKGTQEEFLNTFNSIDHADKKIILASDSHPTMIEQFTESLVSRFVSGMVVKMEMPEFETRKKIVETKAAKMGLKISQEVIEYVAHNVTVSVRELEGAVKKLSAQQLLLEKKITLGSAQYLISDMVSRARSGPDAEGIIETTASFFNVSSSQLRSKAKAKTVSLARSVAMYLLREHSDMSYPEIGGCFGGKNHSTVIQACRKVQSLIESNATVDWKHRGLKRSEKIGSVLKQVSDSLNLQS
- a CDS encoding CatA-like O-acetyltransferase, with the translated sequence MSNTKSFEVEGGYSLEDLLEMFEGSRVDLSRFADYPKFALEYFHDKSEIADPNLHMTLQLDITSVREKYDRDFAGINSTFTSFLVHKLLLAASGIEFLRYRFIEGSWYCFDNLPLFFPVAVGGDKRFMEIIIDSPARLSFPDFAEQYCRGLERIRKSPSDYRPVPNEIWKNIWFIGNLSYMRFTSFGVHLNKRDTGRPIFYFGQRYQQDGRLYVPLYSRLDHATGDPFILNEVIESFLSL